A stretch of the Campylobacter sp. 19-13652 genome encodes the following:
- a CDS encoding cation diffusion facilitator family transporter encodes MKTLLHEPLNLNHANNDCGHSHFASDDVEHTHDNGGECDHAHSTHSQASHSHAPSQHACGDQASDDGLGEFNYTHSHDAHAISRTKTEHSQTNATHASHEGSQFGKSDDHSYASSLQADNADKLAHSADTNAHTSQTSSKHKKASHKFNPHTRASHSHAHGTHAHADPRSTDKKLLIAAIALTATMAIIELIYSLISGSLSLLSDTLHMFSDTLALALSLLALHLAQRLKSKNLSFGYYRLEVLASFTNALTILLSAAFIGVKAIERLLAPQSVDAGAMLPVAIAGLVINLIAAAIMAKGSNSLNMRSALLHIIADLLGSVAVIAGALAMMMFGIYWLDALLAILISASLLRHSVQLLKQSGFILLEGSTCDLDEIKNTLLQNENIASIDDLHVTQITENMLVASMHVRLFSGVKFEKVSDFISLLLLEKYGIAHTTIQPCWKGE; translated from the coding sequence ATGAAAACCCTACTGCACGAGCCGTTAAATTTAAACCACGCTAATAATGACTGCGGACATAGCCACTTTGCCAGCGATGACGTCGAGCACACTCACGATAACGGCGGAGAGTGCGACCACGCCCACAGCACCCACTCACAGGCTAGCCACAGTCACGCACCTAGCCAGCACGCCTGCGGCGACCAGGCCAGCGATGACGGATTGGGTGAATTTAATTACACTCACAGCCACGACGCTCACGCTATCTCGCGCACCAAAACCGAGCATAGCCAAACTAACGCTACCCACGCCAGCCACGAAGGCTCGCAGTTTGGCAAGTCAGACGACCACTCATACGCTAGCAGCTTGCAAGCAGATAACGCCGATAAACTCGCCCACTCCGCCGACACAAACGCACACACCAGCCAAACTAGCAGCAAGCACAAAAAAGCAAGCCATAAATTTAACCCGCACACTCGCGCCAGCCATTCTCACGCCCACGGCACGCACGCCCACGCAGACCCCAGAAGCACTGATAAAAAGCTCCTTATCGCCGCCATAGCCCTGACCGCCACAATGGCTATCATAGAGCTTATCTACTCGCTCATATCAGGCTCGCTTTCGCTTTTAAGCGACACCTTGCATATGTTTTCAGACACTCTCGCACTCGCCCTAAGCCTGCTCGCCCTGCACCTAGCCCAGCGGCTTAAGAGCAAAAATCTCAGCTTTGGCTATTACAGGCTTGAGGTGCTAGCTAGCTTCACAAACGCGCTTACGATACTCCTATCAGCCGCATTTATCGGCGTTAAAGCGATAGAGCGGCTGCTCGCACCGCAAAGCGTGGACGCAGGGGCTATGCTGCCAGTGGCGATAGCTGGGCTAGTGATAAATTTAATAGCCGCCGCCATAATGGCAAAGGGCTCAAACAGCCTAAATATGCGCTCTGCACTGCTTCACATCATCGCTGACTTGCTGGGTTCAGTAGCAGTCATCGCTGGGGCTTTGGCGATGATGATGTTTGGGATTTACTGGCTTGATGCCCTGCTAGCGATACTTATCTCGGCTTCGCTTTTGCGGCATAGCGTGCAGCTTTTAAAGCAGAGCGGATTTATCTTGCTTGAGGGCAGCACCTGCGATTTAGACGAGATAAAAAATACTCTGCTGCAAAATGAAAATATAGCCAGCATTGACGACTTGCACGTAACGCAAATCACCGAAAATATGCTAGTGGCGAGTATGCACGTGCGGCTTTTTAGCGGGGTTAAATTTGAAAAAGTGAGCGATTTTATAAGCCTGCTACTGCTAGAAAAATACGGCATCGCTCACACGACGATACAGCCTTGCTGGAAGGGAGAGTAA